The DNA window AGAAGCAAAAAGTCCAAACTGGTGAAGTTCAAGTTCATAAACAGATGGTTGAAGAAAACCAAAAATTCCAAGTTCCTGTAGAACGAGAAGAAGTTGTGGTTGAAAGAAAAACTGTTCCAGCAGCAACAACTGATTATGACGAGTCAACACTAACTCCGGCACAAGTATATGAAAAAGGCGATGCCATTCATATTCCACTTACTGAAGAACGTCTCGAGATCGGCAAAAAACAAGTGGTTCGCGAGGAGATCGTCATCGGCAAACGCAAAGTTAAAGATGTTCAAGTCGTCAACGAAACCGTACGTCGTGAAGTCGCAGACATTGAAGAAAACGGTGTTGTTAATCGCGTAGATAAATAAACGTAACTAAGACTAGCACAATTTCTCTCTTATATAAAAATCAAAGGAAGAGACTCTGGTCTCTTCCTTTTTTGCTTTAGCATCGTTGCCTTTAGCCACTACTATGCAACTATGCTGTAATTTATTAACTCTCTTTTATCTCCGGCATGCTTTTAATATGCAAGTCGCGCTGCGGAAATGGAATTTCGATGTCGTGTTCCGCAAACAGCCGATTAATACGGAAATTTAAAGCACTTTTTGTCACGATGACTTGATTGGAGTTATCAATCCATACCATCAATTCAAAATCGAGCGAAGACTCGCCGAATGTCGCAAAATTCACAAACGGTTCCGGGTCTAGCAGAATAACACCATTGATCTGTTGTTCTTCTCCAACTGCTTGAATCAGCACTCTTTTAACCTTGTCAGCATCTGTTCCGTAGGCAACACCAACCGGTATAACTAGCCGCATGCGCGGATCTCCGTATGATCGATTAACTACCTGCTCCTCAAGAAAATAGGAATTCGGAACAATGACATGTTCATTATGAATCGTCTTAATCACAGTCGAACGCATCGAAATTTTTTCGACATCGCCGATCAACTCATCAATAATTACTCGGTCACCGACCTTGATTGGCCTTTCGAACAGCAAGATAATGCCCGAGATAAAATTCGAGGCAATATTTTGTAAGCCAAAACCAATCCCAACCCCAAGCACCCCAGCAAACACTGTCAATGCGCCTAAGTTTAAGCCGACCGTCGTCAAACTAACGATAATAGCAATGGCCATTACGGTGTAATGAAACATCCGATCGAATGTGTAGCTTACACCGCGGTCTAGATCATAACGCTGATAAACATTTGGCAAAATATAACGGGTGATGATTTTCGAAGCTCGGTTAGCGAGCGATACAATAAGGACTACCAAAATCAACAGAAACACCGTGATTTCGACGTTGCCCAGTTCAAATAATCGGTCGAACATCCAGCCCGAATCGGAAAAATAAAAAATCATAAACAGCAAGATCCCGTAGGTCGTCGCCCAGTTTAATAAGCTCCGCAAAATCGAATCGACATGCCGAAACAACCGATTTTTGCTCAAGCGTTTGGAAATCCCAAGTACCACGGCCCTTGCCAAAAAGATGCACGCTATATAAAACAAAAACAACAGCACTTCGGTCCATTCGATTTGCTCAAAGACTTCGTACCATCGTTTGGTCAACTCTTCCGGTTGTATTGTCAGCAGCATTATCTATCCCTCCTTTTCAGCTTCGTGCACTTTGACCGTCACCAGTCAGCTTCACCAGTTTTTTATAATTCACATGTTACCGCAAACAGCATATTTACACTTAAGCACATCTCGTCCATTCAATCTGATAACGTTACTAAAGATTCACAATTCTTTTCTTCATTATACAAGTAAACCTTGTTTTAGATGAAATTATCTGAACACGGAAGTTCCTCCTAATCCTCTTCTACTTTTAAAACTTATCACCGCGATCCGCTACACAGATAGATACCTGATCTTTGAATAAATATAAAGAGACCTCTTTTGGGATTTTATAAAATTACAGGCTTTATCAACATTAAAAAAAGACAACCTCTAGGCTGCCTTTTTTGTACATACTATAAAATAGCAATCATAATTGCAGCGATAATTGCCACAATGATTCCAATAAATAATATTGCAGGGATAATAATAACGAAGAAACCTTTCCAAGCAGAAAATCTGTGTGCTTCTCCTACTGCTTTACATTGAACAACGAATGTCCAGATAGAAAACAAGGACAGGACAAAAGTTAAAACAATCGATAAAGGACCGGCGTTTTCAAATGGCAGCTCTCCCTCTTGTAAAAAATACGTTACAGGAGACAAGAACATCCAACTAATCACAATAGGGATTAACCAGATTTGAATGATTTGACTGGTTAGTACCGCTCGAAACATTTCCTTATATGTCGCTTGACCTTTGAACAATCGACCGACCAGCAAATAGATGCCCGCCGCAACCGAAGTACCCACTAAACCTGCTAATGGACCCACAACCAGCGCCATTAATAGCACACCCCATAACGGGAAACCTTGCTCAGTTCCTTGATTGCCAATAAGAACGGCTATAAATCCGGATAACACAAGTAATAAAAAACTAAAATTCGACCCTTTTTCTTCAATCACATACCGAACTGTCTCACGCGGACGCGTCCAAATCGCTGTAAACGGATTTAAATTATCTTGATACTTTGCCTCTTCCATTAAAACCCCACCCTTTTATATACTAGTTCCATTCAATCACATTGGAATAATAATGTAAATATATGAAATTATATCCACCGATAGGTTTACAAAAGATAGCTTCACGCGTCTTTTGCTGACCGTGCTATACTAAAATTATTGATTACCGAAAGGATGATTCTTGTGTCAGAACTAACTCACTTTAATGCTCAAGGACGTGCCAAAATGGTCGACGTCTCAGATAAAAAAGACAGTGTACGAACAGCTCGTGCGACAACTTCTGTTTTAGTAAACAAAGCCATCTATGAACAAATTAAAGAGGGATCCAATAAAAAAGGCGATGTGTTTGCCGTCGCTCAAGTAGCTGGCATTATGGCAGCTAAAAATACGTCACAAATCATCCCGATGTGTCATCCATTAGCACTTAGTGGCGTGGATATCCAATTCGAATGGAATGTTGATGAAGAAAAAAATCATTTCGAAGTGTTATTAACAGTTGAAGTAAAAACAAAAGGACCTACAGGGGTTGAAATGGAAGCACTCACCGCAGCTTCCGCTACAGCTCTCACCATTTACGATATGTGCAAAGCCTCAGGAAAAGAAATGGTCATTGGGCCAACGATGTTGCTTGAGAAAACTGGTGGAAAATCTGATTACGCACGTGACTAAACACATAGCATATAATTGAAAAACCCTGTAGTACTGTCAGATTATAGACAATGTTACAGGGTTTTCGTTAAGCAATCATGAAAGAGATTGATGCTTCGTCAATTCCGTGTAAACATGCTTGATCTCCGGTAAAATCAATCGTTCCATCGCCAGCTTCACAGCGCCACGAGAACCTGGCAATACGAAAATAGCTTTATCACTAGCTACACCTGCTGCTGCTCGGCTAAGAAGAGCTTTGCTACCAACATCTTCGGTGAAACTAACGTAACGAAAGAGTTCTCCAAATCCTGATATCTCTTTCTCAAAAAGTGGCTGAATAGCCTCTAACGTGACATCGCGTTTAGCTATTCCGGTTCCACCAGTGGTAATAATTGTATCAATGTCATCCTGCCCCAACCAGTCAGAAATTTTTAGTCGAATGCTTGCAATATCGTCTGGGACTATCGCGTAATCATTAATTTCGAGCGCATGATCTTTAGCCATCTTTTGTACAAGCTGACCACCCGTATCAGTTTCTTTCGTTCTAGTGTCACTGACAGTTAAAACGGCAACACGTACTTGGTGATCTGTCTGAAACGTTTCCGACATACAACCGCTCCTCTCTTTTAGCCAAATACTTGATGATATAACTTCCGACCTTCTGCTATATTGTGGACGCCATGAATGAGTAATCGACCATTGCCGAACAACACCATGCGATGATCAAATACGTTCAACTCAACAAAATAAGGCGTTCTTTTTACCCTTGCCGCTAATCGTTGGCCAGCTTTTTCAGCATCGTCTAATGTAATCGGACGGTTCGCATCAGGTAAAATTTGCACAGCATCACGACCACATAAAACGGCGTAAGAACTAGCGGCTGTCTCGTTGAGTGACGGGAATACCGCATCTTCTCCACAAGTTTTGCAGTTGGGGTCTTTAATACGCGAAATGCCAATATCTAATTGGCTATTGTCCCACAAATTGAAGTGGTGAATTTTTTTACGCATAGCACCACGGTTGCCACTCAACCACTTTAAGGCTTCTGTGCATTGCAAGGCAGCTGTTACTTGAACAGCTGGCGAGATAATACCGACTGTATCACATGTTTCATTGATGGCTGGAAGAACGGGTATTAAACAACGGAAACATGAGCTTTCTTTCGGCACAAAAGGAAACACAACTCCTGAACTGCCGACGCATGCACCGTATATCCAAGGCACATCGTATTTTACAGAAGCATCATTGATCAACAACCGCGTTTCAAAATTATCCGTCGCATCCAAAATCAAATCACTAACGGCTGCTAACTTTTCCATACCTGTCGCATCGAGATGTTCTAAATACGTGAATAACTGCAAATCGCTGCGGATGGCTTTTAGTCTCTGCTCAGCTGCCGCCACTTTTGGCATCATTTGACGTGCATCTTCTTCTGTGAATAATTGCTGTCGCTGCAAGTTTGAGGCTTCTACATAATCACGATCTACTAAGTGAATCGTTCCAACACCTGCTCTCGTCAATGTTTCTGCAATCGCTGACCCTAAAGCTCCGCAACCCACAATGGTAACGGTCGCACGTGATAAGTGTTGTTGGCCCGACTCCCCAAGCGGTTTGAATAAGACTTGCCTTGAATAACGTTCATCCACTGTGATTCCCACCTTCTGGCCGTTTAATCGTTCTAACGGTTTTTATCATTCTAAACTTGTTCCTATTTTCAGCGTACAGTTTCTTCGGTCATCTGTCCTTTTTCAATTCTCATCATGCGATCTGCTAGTTTTTCAGCATCCGCAATTCGGTGAGTCACAAAAATAATGGGAATTTGCCACTGTTCGTGAATTCGCAGCAATTCACTTTGACAGCGATCGCGATTGGCATCATCCAGTGCTGAAAAAGGCTCATCTAATAATAAAATATCGGGCTGAGCGGCTAATGAACGAGTCAAGGCAACACGTTGCTTTTCACCGCCTGAAATTTGGTGTGGATATTTGCCTAACAAACCCTTTATGCCAAGAATTTTCGTTAATTCAGTTATATGCGCAATATCACTCTTTTTTGGCACCGCGTAAAGAATGTTTTGTTCTACAGTCAAATGCGGAAATAACGCGTAATCTTGAAACAAATAACCTACTTTTCGACTTTGTATCTTTAAAGGTTTATGCTCTTCTTTATAAAATGTTCGACCATTCAATGAAATTTCACCAGCATCTGGATGGACGATACCGGCGATGCAGTTTAATAATGTCGTCTTGCCAGAACCAGAAGAACCCACCAATGCTAAGATTTCTTTATCCAATTCGAATTGCATCGTTAACCGAAAATGATCTAATTGTTTTTGAAAATCCACTTGAAGCATGTGCTCATTCCCTTCCAATCCTCATGACCGTCTTTTTACGCCAATAATTAACCCATGTAATGGCAGCTACTCCAAGCGAAGAAACGATCAATACCCAAAACAAAGCTTTTTCCATATCCCCTGCTTCATAAGCAAAGTAAATAGCCAGTGGAATCGTTTCCGTCACCCCTGGAATATAGCCAGCAATCATTAAGGTAGCACCAAACTCACCGATGCCACGTGCAAAAGCCAAGATTAATCCTGCCAAGATCCCCGACCAAGCGAGTGGAAATGTTATTGTCCTAAAAATTCGCCATTCGGATACACCCATAGTTCGTGCTACATTTTCCCAGCGTGGGTCTATTTTTTCAAAAGCAGCCATTACACTTTGATACATAAGCGGCAACGATACAACAAACGACGCAATCGCCGCACCCATCCATGTAAACACTACGCGAAAGCCAAACCACTGTTCAAGGACTATACCGAGTGGTCCATTTACGCCAAATAACACAATCAACCCGAAACCAATTACGGTCGGTGGCAATACTAAAGGCAATAGGATCAAAGCTTCAAGAAAACTTTTGCCAAAAAACTCCCGTCTCTTCATTAAGCGAGCTAGCGCAAGGCTTACGATAAACACAAAAAAAGTTGAAATAACAGCGACTTTGAGCGATAGCCATAGCGGTGACAAATCATAAGCCATCATGGCGTTTCCTCAGCTACTGGCATAAATCCATATTCTTCAAAGATCGCTTGTCCTTTAGAACTAGTGACAAACTCTAAAAAAGCAGCTGCTTCAATCTTTTTTTCTGAATCCGCAACCACTGCTCCCGGATAGATAATAGAATCCTTCTGCCCTGGAACTTCTAGTGTTCCGACAATTTCCCGGGAAATAACAGCATCTGAAGAGTAAATAATACCGAGGTCTACATTCCCGCTTTCCACGTATGTCACGACTTGACGAGCATCTTTTGCATAAATAAAACGGCCATCAAGCGTTTGCCATAAATTTTCGTTTTCTAATGCTTTCTTTGAATAGGCACCGAGTGGAACACTATCCGGCTCGCCAATCGCAATCTCTTTTTCTGTATTAGAAACGAGGTCTTTAAACTCAGCAGTTACTGGAAACTCTTGTAATGAAGCTAAAACAAGTTGATTTTCAGCAAACGTCTTTATACTATCTGTGTTTATTAATTGTTGAGATTCGAGTAATTCCATATCTTTTTCACTCGCTGATAAAAACAAATCTGCCGGCGCACCTTGTTCGATTTGGCTTCTCAATTTACTAGAAGAGCCATAATTGAACGTTAGCTTAATATCCGGTTCTACTTCTTGAAACTGTTGCTCCATTTCTTTCATCACTTCAGTCAAACTAGACGCTGCTGAAACTAACAATTCTTCTTTTTTCGCAGAAGTATTGCTACAACCGCTCATTAATAAAACCAAACTGATCATACCCATCATTTTTTTCATTTAAAAGACTCCTCATACTTAAAAGTAGAGCTCAGCTATTTTAGTGAAGCTTCTGTGTACTTACAGTATAACGTCCGTAGAAGAGAAGCTGAATCATTTTCCGAACAATCTTTAGAAAGGACACAACCCCCGCTCTTTTTGGAGATATTTAGGTTAGAATAGAGGGTGAGAATAGTATATATATTGGAGGAGTTGCAATGAAGTTTGGCATTATCGGTACAAATTGGATAACTGATCGGTTTATTAAAGCGGCAAACGAACATACAGAATTCTCTATTGGCGCCGTGTACTCCCGGAAATTAGAAACTGGTAGAGCCTTTGCAGAAAAGTATAGCGTCAAAAACATTTATACAGATATGAGCGAAATGTTTAGCAGTGGCGAAATTGAAGCTGTTTACATTGCTTCACCTAACTCTCTGCATGCCGAGCAAAGCATACTGGCGATGAAGCATGGCATTCATGTTCTTTGC is part of the Planococcus sp. PAMC 21323 genome and encodes:
- the modA gene encoding molybdate ABC transporter substrate-binding protein, giving the protein MKKMMGMISLVLLMSGCSNTSAKKEELLVSAASSLTEVMKEMEQQFQEVEPDIKLTFNYGSSSKLRSQIEQGAPADLFLSASEKDMELLESQQLINTDSIKTFAENQLVLASLQEFPVTAEFKDLVSNTEKEIAIGEPDSVPLGAYSKKALENENLWQTLDGRFIYAKDARQVVTYVESGNVDLGIIYSSDAVISREIVGTLEVPGQKDSIIYPGAVVADSEKKIEAAAFLEFVTSSKGQAIFEEYGFMPVAEETP
- a CDS encoding MogA/MoaB family molybdenum cofactor biosynthesis protein, which produces MSETFQTDHQVRVAVLTVSDTRTKETDTGGQLVQKMAKDHALEINDYAIVPDDIASIRLKISDWLGQDDIDTIITTGGTGIAKRDVTLEAIQPLFEKEISGFGELFRYVSFTEDVGSKALLSRAAAGVASDKAIFVLPGSRGAVKLAMERLILPEIKHVYTELTKHQSLS
- a CDS encoding ATP-binding cassette domain-containing protein; translated protein: MLQVDFQKQLDHFRLTMQFELDKEILALVGSSGSGKTTLLNCIAGIVHPDAGEISLNGRTFYKEEHKPLKIQSRKVGYLFQDYALFPHLTVEQNILYAVPKKSDIAHITELTKILGIKGLLGKYPHQISGGEKQRVALTRSLAAQPDILLLDEPFSALDDANRDRCQSELLRIHEQWQIPIIFVTHRIADAEKLADRMMRIEKGQMTEETVR
- the moaC gene encoding cyclic pyranopterin monophosphate synthase MoaC, with amino-acid sequence MSELTHFNAQGRAKMVDVSDKKDSVRTARATTSVLVNKAIYEQIKEGSNKKGDVFAVAQVAGIMAAKNTSQIIPMCHPLALSGVDIQFEWNVDEEKNHFEVLLTVEVKTKGPTGVEMEALTAASATALTIYDMCKASGKEMVIGPTMLLEKTGGKSDYARD
- a CDS encoding mechanosensitive ion channel family protein produces the protein MLLTIQPEELTKRWYEVFEQIEWTEVLLFLFYIACIFLARAVVLGISKRLSKNRLFRHVDSILRSLLNWATTYGILLFMIFYFSDSGWMFDRLFELGNVEITVFLLILVVLIVSLANRASKIITRYILPNVYQRYDLDRGVSYTFDRMFHYTVMAIAIIVSLTTVGLNLGALTVFAGVLGVGIGFGLQNIASNFISGIILLFERPIKVGDRVIIDELIGDVEKISMRSTVIKTIHNEHVIVPNSYFLEEQVVNRSYGDPRMRLVIPVGVAYGTDADKVKRVLIQAVGEEQQINGVILLDPEPFVNFATFGESSLDFELMVWIDNSNQVIVTKSALNFRINRLFAEHDIEIPFPQRDLHIKSMPEIKES
- the modB gene encoding molybdate ABC transporter permease subunit; this encodes MMAYDLSPLWLSLKVAVISTFFVFIVSLALARLMKRREFFGKSFLEALILLPLVLPPTVIGFGLIVLFGVNGPLGIVLEQWFGFRVVFTWMGAAIASFVVSLPLMYQSVMAAFEKIDPRWENVARTMGVSEWRIFRTITFPLAWSGILAGLILAFARGIGEFGATLMIAGYIPGVTETIPLAIYFAYEAGDMEKALFWVLIVSSLGVAAITWVNYWRKKTVMRIGRE
- a CDS encoding ThiF family adenylyltransferase, with translation MDERYSRQVLFKPLGESGQQHLSRATVTIVGCGALGSAIAETLTRAGVGTIHLVDRDYVEASNLQRQQLFTEEDARQMMPKVAAAEQRLKAIRSDLQLFTYLEHLDATGMEKLAAVSDLILDATDNFETRLLINDASVKYDVPWIYGACVGSSGVVFPFVPKESSCFRCLIPVLPAINETCDTVGIISPAVQVTAALQCTEALKWLSGNRGAMRKKIHHFNLWDNSQLDIGISRIKDPNCKTCGEDAVFPSLNETAASSYAVLCGRDAVQILPDANRPITLDDAEKAGQRLAARVKRTPYFVELNVFDHRMVLFGNGRLLIHGVHNIAEGRKLYHQVFG
- a CDS encoding Yip1 family protein; translation: MEEAKYQDNLNPFTAIWTRPRETVRYVIEEKGSNFSFLLLVLSGFIAVLIGNQGTEQGFPLWGVLLMALVVGPLAGLVGTSVAAGIYLLVGRLFKGQATYKEMFRAVLTSQIIQIWLIPIVISWMFLSPVTYFLQEGELPFENAGPLSIVLTFVLSLFSIWTFVVQCKAVGEAHRFSAWKGFFVIIIPAILFIGIIVAIIAAIMIAIL